The DNA region TTCTCCATTATTAAATGTGGTTTTCTTCCCCCCTTTGGTAATTGAGCCGACAGGGGTAACCACGGCCGCGGTGCCGGTGCAGAATGCCTCATCCGCCTTGAGCGCGAACTTAAGCGGCAATGGTCGGTCGTCTACCACTTTAATTCCCATATCCCTGGCCAGGGTGATGATGCTATCGCGGGTAATGCCGGGGAGGATCGTCCCGGTCAGCTTTGGCGTGTATAATACGCCATTGACGACAAAGAAAGCGTTGGCCGCTCCAACCTCTTCAACATTTTTGCCGGTCATTGCGTCAAGGTAAATGACTTCAGCAAAATCATTCGCTTTGGCCGTTGTGCCGGGGAGGAGGCTTCCGGCGTAATTCCCTCCGACCTTAACGTCCCCCATTAGGCCGGGGGCGGATCGCCGATAGAGATCTTCAACCAACATGGGTTTGCCGGTAAACCCTCCTTTAAAATATGGGCCGACCGGGCTGACAAAAACCATGAACGTTTCAACCGGAGCCGGGGCGACTCCCAATTGCGGGCCGCTGCCAAAGTGGGTCGGCCTAAGATATAACGCCGCTCCCAATCCCGGAGGGGCGAGGAGTTGTTCGTTAGCTAAGACAGTCGCTTTAATTGCTTCCAGATAATAATCAGCCGGGATTGGCGTTAGCGCGATCCTGGCGGAGGTCCTGGCGTGTCTTTTGGCGTTCTCTTCCAACCGAAAGGAGACGATCCTTCCCTTGGATGACCGATAAGCCTTCCCGCCTTCAAATCCGGTTTGGCCGTAATGAATGACCTGCGCCGCCGGGCTCAAAGAGAGGCCCTGAAAGGGGAAAAGAGAACGATTGATCGGGACGGAGCGCCAATCATCACCCCTTTTTATTTGAGAGACAAACATCACGTCGGAGGCGTTGAGCCCGAATGGGAGATTGGCAAAATCAATGTTTGCCGACGGCATTGGAAAAAGCCGCGACCGGATTTCCGGCACGCTCGAGATCACTTTTTCGGCCCTCTCCAGGACAGGGCCGCAAACAAAAGTCTGGCTGAATGCCCCCGGGTCAAGCGATGGCTGTAAGGGGACGCCGTCAAAATCCCTAAGACGGAGGCTGACCTCGCCCCGGTTTGTTTCGCAGCGGACGCCGGTCATATTTTTATTACGAAAGTCGATCGATCTTGGCAAGGCCCGGACTTGACATCCGTTAACCGTGACCCGTTTAACTACAACCATTGACATATGATTTTCCTCCAGATGGTTATCCGTCAGCAACTTGGGAAATTTCAGATGATTTGTTATAATGCCACTTCCTATGGAACACAAGTATGTATTAAAAAATTATTTTGGCGCGGCCAGGAACTACCAGATCGATTACCAGAAAGAGCTGACCGCGGAACAGCTCCCGATCGTCACCGCGCCTGGCGGTCCGATGCTGGTTATTGCCGGGGCCGGTTCGGGCAAAACCAGGACCATAACCTACCGGGTCGCCTACCTGGTTGAATCAGGGATCCCTCTCGACCGGATCATGCTGGTCACTTTTACCAATAAAGCAGCCAGAGAGATGGTGGCCAGGGCAGAGTCATTGTTGAAGACCGATATCAGGGACCTTTGCGGCGGCACATTTCACCATGTCGGGAACATGCTTTTACGCCGTCATGCCAAACTGATCGGTTATGAATCAAACTTTACCATTTTGGATAGGGCGGACGCCAAAGACCTGATCGACAATTGTGTTGCCGATTGCGGTATTGACACGAAGGCGAAGCGCTTTCCAAAAGGGGACAACCTGGCCGGCTTGTTTGGCCTGGCGGTCAATACCGGCCGCCAGATCGCCGATGTCATTGCTTATAATTACGCGCAGTTCGAGCCGCAGACTGAAGAGATCGAGTCGGTTTATAAAACATACAATCAGCATAAAAGAAAAAGCAACCTGATGGACTTTGACGATCTGCTTTTTAACTGGTGGAAGCTGCTGGCCGAACACGAAGATGTCGCCAAAAGGTATTCCGGCAAGTTCCTTCATTTATTGGTAGACGAATACCAGGACACCAACCATCTTCAGGCCAAGATCATGGATATTATGGCCAGAGAGCATCGCAATATAATGGTGGTGGGTGATGACAGCCAATCGATCTATAGCTTTCGGGGGGCCCACTTTAAGAACATCATTAACTTTCCTAAAGTGTATCCGGATGCCGCGGTATATAAGCTGGAGGTCAACCACCGGTCAACTCCGGAGATCCTGATGATCGCCAACGCCTCGATCAGCCTGGCCAAAGAAAAGTTTGACAAGCGGCTTAAGGCAAATCGGCCGGCCGGGCAGAAGCCGGTGGTTGTCCCCCTGGTCAATGTTTTCTCGCAGGCCTCGTTCATTGCCCAACGGATGCTGGAGCTCCGTGACGAAGGAAACTCGCTAAATGAAATGGCGGTCCTCTATCGATCGCATTACCAGTCGATGGAGATCCAGATGGAGCTGACCAAGCGGGGGATCCCGTTTGAGGTCCGTTCCGGGATCCGCTTTTTTGAAGAAGCGCACATCAAGGATGTCCTGGCTTTTTTAAAGATCTTCCACAACCCGAAGGATGAGATTTCCTGGACCAGGATACTGAAGCTTCTCCCCAAGGTTGGGCCCCGGACCGCGGAAAAAGTTTTTAATCACATCAGCCAGACGATCGACGCGGTTGCGGCGATCACCGCGGACGAGGCTGTTTCGCTAGTCCCGGCGGCTGCCCAGCGGGATTTTAGAATATTTCAGCAGACCCTGCGGGACCTGCAGGACAAAATCGATTCCCCCGCGGAGATGATCAAGATAATTGCCAGCTCAAATTACGCGGAATATATCAAGGGTCAATACGCGAACTTCCGCGAGCGGCTGGAAGACCTGGAGCAGATGGGGAGCTACGCTACCCAATTCAAATCTTTGGAAGACCTTTTAAGTTCACTGGCGCTCGTCTCCGGCATCGAATCGGAAA from Candidatus Margulisiibacteriota bacterium includes:
- a CDS encoding branched-chain amino acid aminotransferase; the protein is MVVVKRVTVNGCQVRALPRSIDFRNKNMTGVRCETNRGEVSLRLRDFDGVPLQPSLDPGAFSQTFVCGPVLERAEKVISSVPEIRSRLFPMPSANIDFANLPFGLNASDVMFVSQIKRGDDWRSVPINRSLFPFQGLSLSPAAQVIHYGQTGFEGGKAYRSSKGRIVSFRLEENAKRHARTSARIALTPIPADYYLEAIKATVLANEQLLAPPGLGAALYLRPTHFGSGPQLGVAPAPVETFMVFVSPVGPYFKGGFTGKPMLVEDLYRRSAPGLMGDVKVGGNYAGSLLPGTTAKANDFAEVIYLDAMTGKNVEEVGAANAFFVVNGVLYTPKLTGTILPGITRDSIITLARDMGIKVVDDRPLPLKFALKADEAFCTGTAAVVTPVGSITKGGKKTTFNNGEAGPLTRTLYETLVGIQEERISDPYGWVYFIG
- a CDS encoding ATP-dependent helicase: MEHKYVLKNYFGAARNYQIDYQKELTAEQLPIVTAPGGPMLVIAGAGSGKTRTITYRVAYLVESGIPLDRIMLVTFTNKAAREMVARAESLLKTDIRDLCGGTFHHVGNMLLRRHAKLIGYESNFTILDRADAKDLIDNCVADCGIDTKAKRFPKGDNLAGLFGLAVNTGRQIADVIAYNYAQFEPQTEEIESVYKTYNQHKRKSNLMDFDDLLFNWWKLLAEHEDVAKRYSGKFLHLLVDEYQDTNHLQAKIMDIMAREHRNIMVVGDDSQSIYSFRGAHFKNIINFPKVYPDAAVYKLEVNHRSTPEILMIANASISLAKEKFDKRLKANRPAGQKPVVVPLVNVFSQASFIAQRMLELRDEGNSLNEMAVLYRSHYQSMEIQMELTKRGIPFEVRSGIRFFEEAHIKDVLAFLKIFHNPKDEISWTRILKLLPKVGPRTAEKVFNHISQTIDAVAAITADEAVSLVPAAAQRDFRIFQQTLRDLQDKIDSPAEMIKIIASSNYAEYIKGQYANFRERLEDLEQMGSYATQFKSLEDLLSSLALVSGIESETIVDGGEVEKEACVLSSVHQAKGLEWRIVFVVWLADGRFPSYLSFNKEEEMEEERRLFYVAVTRAKDELYLTYPLVYSGYEGEVLLKESRFLEEIPENYYEKWTVEEEKKSSWPGSGWEEKNETGQIIDLSDYREVKVQKDKRDNFEAIDINELMGG